The genomic region ACTCTCTCGCGAACCATGCCCGGGATCGTGCTGCATACCGGCGTTCTCCTGGGAGTGGTCGGGCATCGCCTTGGCGAGGGAATGCTCCGTCGCCCACCCCACGCGATCCTGTGGGGAATGGTCCCGCCGGTCGCACTTTCCGCCATGGCGCTGGGTGTGGCGGTCCTGGCACTTCCGGATGTTCTTGCGGACCCGGGTTCCAGCAAGACGCTGCTGCCGTTTTTCGTGCCGCTGGCCGTGGCGCTCGCCCCGTTCCCGTTGCTGGCGCTTCGGGACTTCCGCAGCGCACCGCCCGCGAATGTCGGCGCGATCTTCCTGGTCTCGGTGCTTCTTGTCGGCGTGGTGTACTCGTCCATGCCGCCCCTGCGGTGGGCGCAGGAATACAGTGCGCGGGTTCTCTGGCGCAATCCGCTTCTGGTGCTGGGCGAATCGGGGGCGCTGGGGTTGGCGGCGGCCATTGTCTACCTGTTGCTGGTGCGTCGCGCGCGCGTCAGCGGGCGACTCGTCCTTGCGACGATGCTCCTTTGGGGGGCGTGGCAGGTTCCGAGGCTCCTGCTGTGGCTGCCTTTTGTGATGCTGGGCTTCGGGATTGCACTCGGGCGCACGGGGGAGACGATCGCCTCCACAGCGGGCCGCCGGGAGTGGTTCTTCCACGACGCGCCACTGGCGTTCGTTGCGGGCCTTTCCTTCGCGCCGGACCTCTTTCGCGAGGAACTGGCCGTTCCCGCGCTCGTGTTTTCTACGGCGCTTCTTGCCGTGACGCTGGCGATTCGCCGCGCACTTCCCACCGGGCGAACGCTCGTCACCGGCCCGGGGGCGCTCTACCTGGCGTGCGCGCTCCTGCTTCGATGGGAACCGCGCACGGGTGGGGTGGGCCGCTACGCGATCGACTTTGTGCTGCCCGCGTGGGTCATGCTTCGGGTCGTGTTTGCGTGGCTGGAAGGGTGGCGGCCGATTCGCCCGGATCGCGTTCGCCGGGTGTTCGCTCAGGCGCGGTTCACGAAGAAGACCATCTCTTCGGAATCGGAGTCGTAGGGACGGCCGTCAAAGTCTCCGACGACCCGCGCCGTCCGCAATCCGGCGCGCGCCAGAAGATGCTCGAACTCATACCGGTGAAACCAGCGCCAACGCATGGGCGCATGGTCTCGGGAAAGCCTGCGACGGCCTTGATAGACATCCCAGTAGTAGTCGATGGCTCCCATCTGGCGTGGAAAGTCACAAGTCATGCGGAACCGCTGGACAACGCGCGTCCCGGGTTCCGGACCCTTGCGGTCGTAAGCGACCACGAGTCGCCCGTTGAGCCGCTCGAACTCGGGGATGTCCGGATGAAAGAGGTCGATGACGGCCAACCCGTCCGGGCGAAGGTGCGTGCGGATGAGGCGGAGGGCGGCGAGTTGCCGGTCGACGGTGTACAGATGATGAAATGCGCGGAACGGGACGAGGACCGTGGCAAAACGCTTCCGGATCGCAGTCTTTGCCATGTCGCCTTCGAGAAGCGTCCAGGATCCGCGTGCTTCGCGCAGGCGGGAAAGGCGCACGCGCGCTCGTTCCAGCATTCGCCGGGAGACTTCCAACCCGGTGACGGCAAAGCCCGCCCGCACCAGGTGGCGTGTCACGCGGCCGGTTCCCGCGCCAAGTTCCAGCACGGGGTTCCCGCCTTCACGGGCGCAGTCCAGATAAAACGGGATGTCCTTTCGGACGCGGCGGTCGTAGTCGAAGTCGTACCACTTGGCCATGGCATCGAACTCCGGACGCGCCAGTCCGGGCGGCGTGGCGGTCAGGATGAACCGCCCGCGTTTCTTGAGGTCGGGCACTCGGTCTGGTGTCCGTCTCCCTGCAAGCGAAAGAAGACCGGCCGACAGAAGTTCCCGCGCTCCAGGTCGTAGGAACCGGACCACTTGCGGTCACGAATCCGCTCCACCCACTCCAGCGCAAGATCGATCTCCTCTTCCGTATTGAACAGCCCGATGCTGATGCGGACCGCGCCGGGGAGCAGGGGGTCTTCGTCGCCGCG from Gemmatimonadota bacterium harbors:
- a CDS encoding class I SAM-dependent methyltransferase, giving the protein MPDLKKRGRFILTATPPGLARPEFDAMAKWYDFDYDRRVRKDIPFYLDCAREGGNPVLELGAGTGRVTRHLVRAGFAVTGLEVSRRMLERARVRLSRLREARGSWTLLEGDMAKTAIRKRFATVLVPFRAFHHLYTVDRQLAALRLIRTHLRPDGLAVIDLFHPDIPEFERLNGRLVVAYDRKGPEPGTRVVQRFRMTCDFPRQMGAIDYYWDVYQGRRRLSRDHAPMRWRWFHRYEFEHLLARAGLRTARVVGDFDGRPYDSDSEEMVFFVNRA